The proteins below are encoded in one region of Aquisphaera giovannonii:
- a CDS encoding sugar O-acetyltransferase, with protein sequence MRSEREKMLAGELYDPADPVLVAAMRRAQELCVALNQTAPGDEAGRRRICRDLFGAGGDSVRIRPPFFCDYGSHIRMGESVYFNVNCVILDVCEVTIGDFCLFGPAVQIYTPLHPLEHTVRRFVEYGKPVEIGSDVWVGGGAIICPGVRIGDRSIIGAGSVVTRDIPEGVLAVGNPCRVVREVASGDGPTGVRA encoded by the coding sequence ATGCGAAGCGAGCGAGAGAAGATGCTGGCGGGGGAGCTCTACGACCCGGCGGATCCGGTGCTGGTCGCCGCGATGAGGCGGGCGCAGGAGCTGTGCGTGGCCCTGAACCAGACGGCGCCGGGGGACGAGGCGGGGCGGCGGCGGATCTGCCGGGACCTGTTCGGGGCCGGCGGGGACAGCGTCCGGATCCGGCCCCCGTTCTTCTGCGACTACGGCTCGCACATCCGGATGGGGGAGTCGGTCTACTTCAACGTCAACTGCGTCATCCTGGACGTCTGCGAGGTGACGATCGGGGACTTCTGCCTCTTCGGCCCGGCCGTGCAGATTTACACGCCGCTCCATCCGCTGGAGCACACGGTGCGGCGGTTCGTCGAGTACGGCAAGCCCGTGGAGATCGGATCGGACGTCTGGGTCGGCGGCGGGGCGATCATCTGCCCGGGCGTCCGGATCGGCGATCGCTCCATCATCGGCGCGGGGAGCGTCGTCACCCGCGACATCCCCGAGGGCGTCCTCGCCGTCGGCAACCCGTGCCGCGTCGTACGAGAGGTGGCGAGCGGGGACGGACCGACGGGCGTGCGGGCTTGA
- a CDS encoding ExbD/TolR family protein — protein MSSPGRAACLALLAATAALPWRAALADDFDRLDGEVLGKLLRDPKTKSPASLGFRELEALPTALRGVSSPLIVLKTDQGNYARLLVAPGFHKRKDPPGALVPVLVIERFDTFDGGQAGTRVAKGKDVTLFPGFRVDLDTGRIVPEGLGGDLRFAAKGENDGLLAAIEPARLATLDARPPLPAEKASGPSAGKVVRASDYAGKYRLVADNQWSGELSLQVDPAGAVSGWFVSDGTGGEYPVSGRVEAEGPPKLSFSVQFPRARQDFAGRLWSEGKGVIAGLFTMGSHESSFVAVRDGVRNAADLDLDVAPGLPIQGVSPRADAGGKPWIRVALGSQPDRYRVRKDADEKTAAELIDVLKEAAAADPGARVVLAAPASAPYSRVLAAVDAIRGAGIGTIRVVPAAGEP, from the coding sequence ATGAGCAGTCCGGGACGCGCGGCCTGCCTCGCCCTGCTCGCCGCGACGGCCGCCCTGCCCTGGCGGGCCGCCCTCGCGGACGATTTCGACCGGCTCGACGGGGAGGTCCTGGGGAAGCTCCTCCGCGATCCCAAGACGAAGTCGCCGGCCTCACTGGGCTTCCGAGAGCTGGAGGCCCTGCCGACCGCGCTCCGCGGCGTCTCCTCGCCGCTGATCGTCCTGAAGACCGACCAGGGGAACTACGCCCGCCTGCTCGTCGCCCCCGGGTTCCACAAGCGGAAGGACCCTCCCGGGGCCCTCGTGCCGGTGCTCGTGATCGAGCGGTTCGACACCTTCGACGGCGGCCAGGCCGGGACCCGCGTCGCGAAGGGGAAGGACGTGACCCTCTTCCCCGGCTTCCGGGTCGACCTGGACACGGGCCGAATCGTCCCGGAGGGCCTCGGCGGCGACCTCCGCTTCGCGGCGAAGGGCGAGAATGACGGGCTCCTCGCCGCCATCGAGCCGGCCCGGCTCGCGACCCTGGACGCTCGCCCGCCGTTGCCGGCCGAGAAGGCCTCCGGCCCGTCCGCGGGCAAGGTCGTGCGGGCCTCGGATTACGCGGGCAAGTATCGCCTCGTCGCGGACAATCAGTGGTCGGGCGAGCTCTCGCTCCAGGTGGATCCCGCCGGGGCGGTCTCCGGCTGGTTCGTCTCCGACGGCACGGGCGGGGAATACCCCGTCTCCGGCCGGGTCGAGGCCGAGGGCCCGCCGAAGCTCAGCTTCTCCGTCCAGTTCCCGCGAGCCCGGCAGGACTTCGCCGGACGGCTCTGGTCCGAGGGCAAGGGCGTAATCGCCGGCCTCTTCACCATGGGCAGCCACGAGTCCAGCTTCGTCGCGGTCCGCGATGGAGTGCGCAACGCCGCGGACCTCGACCTGGACGTGGCACCCGGCTTACCGATCCAAGGTGTCTCGCCGCGGGCCGATGCCGGCGGCAAGCCGTGGATCCGCGTCGCACTCGGCTCGCAGCCGGATCGCTACCGCGTCCGCAAGGATGCGGACGAGAAGACGGCCGCGGAGCTGATCGACGTCCTCAAGGAGGCCGCGGCGGCCGACCCGGGGGCGCGAGTCGTCCTGGCGGCGCCGGCCTCAGCCCCCTACTCGCGCGTGCTCGCGGCCGTCGATGCGATCCGGGGCGCGGGAATCGGGACCATCCGCGTCGTCCCGGCCGCGGGCGAGCCGTGA
- a CDS encoding IS5 family transposase (programmed frameshift), with amino-acid sequence MPDELWARIEPILLEFWPAKATGRPPAQWRRMLEGIIFRMRSGCQWDQLPERFGPKSTVHDWFRRWAEGGVLEGIWAVILAECDELGGVDWRWQSADAMLGKAPGPGGEKTGRNPTDRGKQGTKKSLLTDADGGPLGVVIAGANVVEQKLLAETIEAIVVERPEPSADEPQNLCLDKGYDNPRSEEAATASGYAPHIRRIGEEKKAVDTSKGHKPRRWVVERTFAWLSKCRGLLVRYEKNDINYLGMIQLACALLWYRRLYRLTQGKPKVAVT; translated from the exons ATCCCCGATGAGCTGTGGGCCAGGATCGAGCCGATCCTCCTGGAGTTCTGGCCCGCCAAGGCGACGGGGCGACCGCCGGCCCAGTGGCGGAGGATGCTCGAAGGGATCATCTTCCGGATGCGCAGCGGCTGCCAGTGGGATCAGCTCCCGGAGCGGTTCGGGCCCAAGAGCACCGTCCACGACTGGTTCCGGCGATGGGCCGAGGGGGGCGTCCTGGAGGGGATCTGGGCGGTCATCCTCGCCGAGTGCGACGAGCTCGGCGGGGTGGATTGGAGATGGCAGAGCGCCGACGCGATGCTGGGCAAGGC GCCCGGTCCGGGGGGGGAAAAGACGGGCAGGAACCCCACCGACCGCGGCAAGCAGGGCACCAAGAAGAGCCTGCTGACCGACGCCGATGGCGGGCCGCTGGGGGTGGTGATCGCCGGGGCCAACGTCGTGGAGCAGAAGCTCCTGGCCGAGACGATCGAGGCGATCGTCGTCGAGAGGCCCGAGCCGTCGGCCGACGAGCCGCAGAACCTCTGCCTCGACAAGGGGTATGACAACCCCCGCTCGGAGGAGGCGGCGACCGCCTCCGGATACGCGCCGCACATCCGTCGCATCGGCGAGGAGAAGAAGGCCGTCGACACCTCGAAGGGGCACAAGCCCCGCCGCTGGGTCGTCGAGCGGACCTTCGCCTGGCTGTCGAAGTGCCGCGGCCTGCTGGTGAGGTACGAGAAGAACGACATCAACTACCTCGGCATGATCCAGCTCGCCTGCGCCCTCCTCTGGTATCGCAGGCTCTATCGCCTCACTCAAGGCAAGCCCAAAGTAGCCGTCACATGA
- a CDS encoding phage tail tape measure protein: MALVGKISIAMMADTAKFKSGLASAQRSLQSFEKSATGTGALIAGAFTAAFGAASAIGFGKMISAASDLSENINKVQSIFGKAAGKITADADAMAEAFGTSKNEFLDASGKLGGLFKGAGFTEGQAADLASQFVKLSGDASSFFNLDFDAAFNKLRSGLSGESEPLKDLGILMNEDMVKAKALEMGLVKAGQELSNQAKVAARASIIMGGLKDAQGDLAKTADGFANASREATGRVGNLAASIGETLLPVVGKGLAEINVGIEALNLAWQGNKAAALDWAAGTVGGASQAAESMGWLQKTAGGVADAFQTIARDWKLAQASITEGVGEIIDRLSTLKPLISMAMGDFSGVFDKKNFGAFMDPNAGRRIGSIGDPEMKKWANSFKATAEAQRKEFEKAALAPDASASVNEYFDKARQKIDALRKDLARPAGVDFSKLGIAGGKEKADKAAKAPREGKAFSGAALAGSAEAASITLRSKFGDPSGKTQDQIAKNTNATASGVNKLAQAVQKLAANLSQPADLVTLDAMV, translated from the coding sequence ATGGCCTTAGTCGGCAAAATCTCGATCGCCATGATGGCGGATACGGCGAAGTTCAAATCCGGCCTCGCCTCCGCCCAGCGGTCACTCCAGAGCTTCGAGAAGAGCGCCACCGGCACCGGCGCGTTGATCGCAGGGGCCTTCACGGCGGCCTTCGGCGCGGCCTCGGCCATCGGCTTCGGCAAGATGATCTCCGCGGCCTCGGATCTCAGCGAGAACATCAACAAGGTTCAATCGATCTTCGGCAAGGCGGCCGGCAAGATCACGGCCGATGCCGACGCCATGGCCGAGGCGTTCGGCACGTCCAAAAACGAGTTCCTCGACGCATCGGGCAAGCTCGGCGGTCTGTTCAAGGGGGCCGGGTTCACCGAAGGCCAGGCGGCCGATCTCGCCTCGCAGTTCGTTAAGCTGTCCGGCGATGCGTCGTCGTTCTTCAACCTGGACTTCGACGCCGCGTTCAACAAGCTCCGGTCGGGCCTGTCCGGCGAGAGCGAGCCATTGAAGGATCTCGGCATCCTCATGAATGAGGATATGGTCAAGGCCAAGGCTCTGGAAATGGGCTTGGTCAAGGCGGGGCAAGAGCTATCCAACCAAGCGAAGGTTGCGGCCCGCGCGTCCATCATCATGGGCGGGCTTAAGGACGCGCAGGGCGACCTGGCGAAGACGGCCGATGGGTTCGCCAATGCATCCCGCGAGGCAACGGGGAGGGTCGGCAACCTCGCGGCCTCGATCGGGGAGACGCTCCTGCCTGTCGTGGGAAAGGGCCTGGCTGAGATCAACGTAGGGATCGAGGCGCTGAACCTCGCTTGGCAGGGGAACAAGGCGGCGGCCCTCGATTGGGCGGCTGGTACGGTGGGCGGCGCGAGCCAGGCGGCCGAGTCGATGGGCTGGCTCCAAAAGACGGCCGGCGGCGTGGCGGACGCATTCCAGACCATCGCGCGTGACTGGAAGCTGGCGCAGGCCTCGATCACCGAAGGCGTGGGCGAGATCATCGACCGGCTGTCGACCCTGAAGCCGCTCATCTCCATGGCGATGGGCGATTTCTCGGGCGTCTTCGACAAGAAGAATTTCGGGGCCTTCATGGACCCCAACGCCGGCCGTCGCATCGGCAGCATCGGCGATCCCGAGATGAAGAAATGGGCGAATTCCTTCAAGGCCACGGCCGAAGCCCAACGGAAGGAATTCGAGAAAGCCGCCCTGGCCCCCGACGCCTCGGCGTCCGTCAACGAGTATTTCGACAAGGCCCGGCAGAAGATCGACGCGCTTCGCAAGGATCTCGCCAGGCCCGCGGGAGTCGATTTCTCAAAACTCGGGATCGCGGGCGGCAAAGAGAAGGCGGACAAGGCGGCGAAGGCCCCCCGCGAGGGGAAGGCGTTCTCCGGGGCGGCCCTGGCCGGCTCCGCCGAGGCGGCCTCGATCACCCTGCGATCGAAGTTCGGCGACCCGTCCGGCAAGACGCAGGATCAGATCGCCAAGAACACGAACGCGACCGCCAGCGGCGTCAACAAGCTGGCGCAGGCCGTTCAAAAGCTGGCCGCGAACCTCTCCCAACCGGCCGACCTGGTCACCCTGGACGCGATGGTCTAG
- a CDS encoding phage major capsid protein, producing MSNHQYSLFSAIKRCVDGKRINSGGFEGEAGQALARSLGISPQGFLVPIPALLGGSFEERALDTTAGSGAIYKYLAGTADILRPKLVCGLAGAFLGDLRSGETTNYGQVQLPRKLTAAQTSWVNEAAAPGSSTNPTTAAVVASPRTVAAYVDITTRMLSQGGPAVERMVIDDLITGAAVEIDRAALNGSGSSGQPTGILQTSGIGSVALGTNGGVPTRATLVAMEKAVAAANGDAAASASLGWVASVATRSKMRSIDGSSAGSGAWLWSDADRVLGKPAWSTGNMPDNTTKGTGTNLGSIVYADWSNLVIQLFSVADVLVDPYKASTLGVVRVNLFQDVDILVRQPAAFCAATDIVTS from the coding sequence ATGTCTAATCATCAGTATTCCCTATTCAGTGCGATCAAGCGATGTGTGGACGGCAAGAGGATCAATTCCGGGGGATTTGAGGGCGAGGCCGGCCAGGCTCTTGCTCGATCTCTCGGCATCTCCCCCCAGGGATTCCTGGTGCCGATCCCGGCGTTGCTGGGCGGCTCATTTGAAGAGCGAGCGCTCGACACGACGGCCGGTTCCGGGGCGATCTATAAGTATCTGGCCGGGACCGCGGACATCCTGCGGCCTAAGCTGGTCTGCGGCCTGGCCGGCGCGTTCCTCGGCGACCTCCGATCGGGCGAGACGACGAATTACGGGCAAGTCCAGCTGCCCCGCAAATTGACCGCGGCTCAAACCTCTTGGGTGAATGAGGCTGCGGCCCCGGGCAGTTCGACCAATCCGACGACTGCGGCCGTAGTGGCTAGCCCCCGGACCGTGGCCGCGTACGTCGATATCACGACCCGCATGCTGTCCCAAGGCGGCCCGGCGGTCGAACGGATGGTGATTGACGACCTGATCACCGGGGCGGCCGTCGAGATCGATCGGGCGGCCCTCAATGGCAGCGGATCGAGCGGCCAGCCGACGGGCATTCTTCAGACTTCGGGCATTGGCAGCGTGGCCCTTGGCACGAACGGCGGAGTGCCGACCCGCGCAACTCTCGTCGCCATGGAGAAGGCGGTCGCCGCCGCGAACGGAGATGCCGCGGCTTCGGCCTCGCTCGGCTGGGTGGCCAGCGTTGCGACGAGATCGAAGATGCGTTCGATCGATGGTTCGTCCGCGGGCTCCGGGGCCTGGCTCTGGTCTGATGCGGATCGCGTCTTGGGCAAGCCAGCCTGGTCAACTGGCAACATGCCGGACAACACGACAAAGGGCACCGGGACAAATCTCGGTTCGATCGTATACGCAGACTGGTCGAACCTGGTCATCCAGCTTTTCAGCGTTGCGGACGTATTGGTTGACCCGTACAAGGCTTCGACACTCGGAGTCGTGCGCGTGAACCTCTTTCAGGACGTGGACATCCTCGTTCGCCAGCCCGCGGCGTTCTGCGCGGCGACCGACATCGTGACTTCCTAA